In Prosthecochloris sp. GSB1, the following proteins share a genomic window:
- a CDS encoding acyl carrier protein: MASLSKDEIREQLLRYLDETFPLFDPEAPDDTPMTEHGVDSLGTTNIVVHLEQRYLIRIDDSEITRANLGSVGALANFLDAKLNA; encoded by the coding sequence ATGGCATCATTGTCAAAAGACGAGATACGCGAACAGTTGCTGCGCTACCTCGACGAAACCTTCCCGCTGTTCGACCCTGAAGCCCCGGACGACACCCCCATGACGGAGCACGGCGTCGACTCGCTCGGCACGACCAATATCGTGGTTCATCTCGAGCAGCGGTACCTGATACGGATAGACGATTCGGAAATCACGAGGGCGAATCTCGGCTCCGTCGGCGCGCTGGCGAACTTCCTCGATGCGAAGCTCAATGCGTGA
- the nadE gene encoding NAD(+) synthase — translation MFSDFSPSDEANRLISWIQDSCHKTLKRDGGVIGVSGGIDSATVLYLAAKALGPERVVALLLPDRDSSPDSARFASDMAGLLGVRTVTVDITAGLNGFGCYEARDGALKQAVPDFDPEKDKFKIVLPQNLLGEASLNVFSAVIIKADGTQFRRRLTPTQINEIVAASNLKQRSRMTVLYHEAERRNYAVIGTSNKNEHDLGFFVKYGDGGVDMQPIRHLFKTQIYEIAKHLGVPQEIIDRPPTTDTYSADATQEEFFYRLPFDMLDGIWRAWEKGRSPEEIAAAFDLNPEQVNNVVSDIRDKKRTTEYLRMAPLAP, via the coding sequence ATGTTCAGCGACTTCAGCCCTTCCGACGAGGCCAATCGCCTCATTTCCTGGATACAGGACTCCTGCCATAAAACCCTGAAACGCGACGGCGGAGTCATCGGCGTCAGCGGAGGCATCGATTCGGCGACCGTGCTCTACCTTGCAGCCAAAGCGCTCGGACCGGAGCGTGTCGTCGCGCTACTCCTGCCCGACAGGGACTCGAGTCCCGACAGCGCCAGATTCGCGAGCGACATGGCCGGGCTTCTGGGCGTCAGGACCGTGACCGTCGACATCACGGCAGGCCTCAACGGATTCGGCTGCTACGAGGCCCGCGACGGCGCACTGAAACAGGCCGTGCCGGACTTCGATCCGGAAAAGGACAAGTTCAAGATCGTCCTTCCGCAGAACCTGCTCGGAGAGGCGTCGCTCAACGTGTTCAGCGCGGTCATCATCAAGGCGGACGGCACACAGTTCCGCCGACGGCTCACGCCGACACAGATCAACGAAATCGTGGCGGCGTCTAACCTCAAGCAGCGCTCCAGAATGACCGTGCTCTACCATGAGGCCGAACGTCGCAACTATGCCGTGATCGGCACCAGCAACAAGAATGAGCACGATCTCGGATTTTTCGTCAAGTACGGCGACGGCGGTGTGGACATGCAGCCCATCCGCCATCTCTTCAAGACGCAGATCTACGAGATAGCCAAACACCTCGGGGTACCGCAGGAAATTATCGACCGGCCGCCGACGACCGATACCTACAGCGCGGACGCCACGCAGGAAGAGTTTTTCTACCGCCTTCCCTTCGACATGCTCGACGGCATATGGCGAGCCTGGGAAAAAGGACGGAGCCCGGAGGAAATCGCCGCCGCGTTCGACCTGAACCCCGAACAGGTGAACAACGTCGTTTCGGACATCAGGGACAAGAAACGAACCACGGAGTACCTCAGAATGGCTCCCCTGGCGCCCTGA
- the asnB gene encoding asparagine synthase (glutamine-hydrolyzing): MCGIAGWFNAPPNKHRLESMLLSIRHRGPEGSGTYQDDLASFGNTRLAFVDLEQGQQPISNEDGAIWLTCNGEIFNHEELRKDLEGRHRFRTGCDVEVIIHLYEEYGTDGFGRLNGQYAFALWDTLKRRVYLCRDRLGICPLYYTLNDGSLYFASEMKALLSVPQIRREMDLSTLQDIWTFWTPVAGRTILKNVREILPAHFMTFEPEKGKTEEKRYWRLDFSERRWTEPDALEAFSELFDDAVRIRLKADVPVASYLSGGVDSSMIGALANRYGSELHTFSITFQHPDYDESEHQLQVARHLGTTHHVTRCTAEDLASVLPKMVWHTEVPQLRAGPISMMPLSANVNAHGLKGVLTGEGADEFFMGYDIFKETAVRRFMARDPESLMRRSLVRRLYEYLPDRDQFRGLELSLQEGLDKTNDPFFSHLYRWNNTSRLQGYFLPEVRESLCIKSFEERLSHALPEEFSGWNSPSKAQALEIVTFLTPYLLSSQGDRVAMANGVEGRFPFLDHRILEFANSLPQSLKLRSLRRDKYIVRKAAEKHLPETIAKRPKFPYRAPIQDIFRSRAFAELRDLLSEEHLKETGLFIPRAAEKLLKKALAGNMTSEMEQMALMGIATTQLWHHLFIKNNSPEN, translated from the coding sequence ATGTGCGGAATCGCAGGCTGGTTCAATGCACCGCCGAACAAGCACCGACTGGAAAGCATGTTGCTGAGCATCCGCCACAGGGGACCGGAAGGCTCGGGAACGTATCAGGATGACCTTGCGAGTTTCGGCAACACCCGCCTCGCTTTCGTCGACCTCGAACAGGGACAGCAGCCCATCTCCAACGAAGACGGCGCCATCTGGCTGACCTGCAACGGCGAAATTTTCAATCATGAAGAACTGCGAAAGGATCTCGAGGGACGCCACCGTTTCAGGACCGGATGCGATGTCGAGGTCATCATCCATCTGTACGAGGAATACGGAACCGACGGCTTCGGGCGCCTGAACGGACAGTACGCCTTCGCGCTCTGGGATACCCTCAAACGCAGGGTTTATCTCTGCCGGGACCGTCTCGGCATCTGTCCGCTCTATTACACGCTCAACGATGGCTCGCTGTATTTCGCCTCTGAAATGAAAGCGCTGCTCTCCGTTCCGCAAATACGCCGCGAAATGGATCTTTCGACCCTGCAGGACATCTGGACTTTCTGGACTCCCGTCGCCGGCCGGACAATCCTGAAAAACGTCCGGGAGATTCTTCCGGCACATTTCATGACCTTCGAACCGGAAAAGGGAAAAACTGAGGAGAAACGATACTGGCGTCTGGATTTCTCTGAGAGACGCTGGACGGAACCGGACGCCCTCGAAGCGTTCTCCGAACTCTTCGACGACGCGGTCAGAATCCGTCTCAAGGCGGACGTACCGGTGGCCTCCTACCTCAGCGGGGGTGTCGACTCGTCGATGATCGGCGCGTTGGCCAACCGCTACGGCTCTGAACTGCACACCTTCTCCATAACGTTTCAGCATCCCGATTACGACGAAAGCGAGCATCAGCTACAGGTGGCCCGGCATCTCGGCACGACCCACCATGTAACCCGCTGCACTGCCGAAGACCTGGCCTCTGTCCTGCCGAAAATGGTCTGGCACACGGAAGTTCCGCAGCTCCGGGCCGGACCGATTTCCATGATGCCCCTTTCGGCCAACGTAAACGCGCACGGCCTCAAGGGCGTCCTTACAGGAGAGGGCGCCGACGAATTTTTCATGGGATACGACATCTTCAAGGAGACAGCCGTGAGAAGGTTCATGGCCCGTGATCCCGAATCGCTCATGAGACGTTCCCTCGTCCGCCGACTCTACGAATATCTTCCCGACAGGGATCAGTTCAGGGGGCTCGAACTCTCCCTTCAGGAAGGACTCGACAAAACAAACGATCCGTTCTTCAGCCACCTCTACCGATGGAACAATACCAGCAGGCTCCAGGGATATTTCCTTCCAGAAGTCCGCGAATCACTATGCATAAAAAGTTTTGAAGAGCGCCTCTCGCACGCCTTGCCGGAAGAATTCAGCGGATGGAATTCGCCTTCGAAAGCACAGGCGCTGGAAATCGTCACCTTCCTTACTCCCTATCTCCTCTCCTCGCAGGGAGACCGGGTAGCCATGGCAAACGGCGTCGAGGGGAGATTCCCCTTCCTGGATCACCGCATCCTTGAATTCGCCAACAGCCTGCCGCAGTCCCTCAAATTGCGGAGCCTGCGGCGCGACAAGTACATCGTCCGCAAGGCAGCGGAAAAACACCTGCCGGAGACTATCGCCAAACGCCCGAAATTCCCTTACAGGGCGCCGATACAGGATATCTTCAGGAGCCGGGCTTTCGCGGAGCTGCGGGACCTTCTTTCGGAAGAACACCTGAAGGAAACGGGCCTCTTCATCCCCCGTGCCGCGGAAAAACTCCTGAAAAAAGCTCTTGCCGGAAACATGACCAGTGAAATGGAGCAGATGGCCCTCATGGGAATCGCCACCACCCAGCTCTGGCATCATCTCTTTATCAAGAACAACTCACCGGAAAACTAA
- a CDS encoding GNAT family N-acetyltransferase gives MEKIIEGIARHIRFRLVEEEDAAFILALRIDPEKSRFISPVENDLDTQRRWILDYKEREKREEEFYFIIEGLDGEKLGTIRLYDFRGDSFCWGSWILKSGAPAYAAVESALMIYHIAIRDLDFRQSHTDVRRSNSSVQNFLLQFGAEITGEDDLNTYFRMTAETYEKTRVTYGRFLAGDN, from the coding sequence GTGGAAAAAATCATCGAAGGCATCGCCAGGCACATCAGGTTTCGCCTGGTCGAGGAAGAGGACGCCGCTTTCATCCTGGCCTTGCGGATCGACCCCGAAAAAAGCCGATTCATATCACCGGTTGAAAACGACCTGGACACCCAGAGAAGATGGATTCTCGACTACAAGGAACGGGAAAAGCGTGAAGAAGAGTTCTACTTCATCATAGAAGGACTTGACGGAGAGAAACTCGGCACGATCAGGCTGTACGATTTCAGAGGCGACTCCTTCTGTTGGGGAAGCTGGATCCTGAAAAGCGGTGCACCGGCGTACGCGGCCGTCGAATCCGCCCTTATGATCTACCATATCGCGATTCGTGATCTCGATTTCAGGCAATCGCATACAGATGTGCGAAGAAGCAACTCCTCCGTGCAAAACTTTCTCCTGCAATTCGGTGCGGAAATCACCGGCGAGGACGACCTGAACACCTATTTCCGGATGACAGCCGAAACGTACGAAAAGACCAGGGTTACCTACGGAAGGTTTCTCGCAGGCGACAACTGA
- the rfbC gene encoding dTDP-4-dehydrorhamnose 3,5-epimerase yields MDVRQTSLPEVIVFEPRVFRDGRGYFLESFRQDIFDRHVGRTCFVQDNESYSGYGVLRGLHYQKPPFSQGKLVRVVQGEVLDVAVDLRSGSPTFGRYAAQVLSGDNKLMMWVPRGFAHGFVVLSRTALFAYKCDNYYSAAHDAGVKWDDPSLGIDWRLPFGDIRVSEKDARLPKVTEIDPLSME; encoded by the coding sequence ATGGATGTAAGACAAACCTCGCTGCCCGAAGTCATTGTTTTCGAGCCTCGCGTGTTCAGGGACGGAAGAGGCTATTTCCTTGAATCCTTCCGTCAGGATATTTTCGACCGTCACGTCGGTCGAACGTGCTTCGTGCAGGACAATGAATCGTATTCGGGATACGGCGTGCTGCGCGGCCTGCATTATCAGAAGCCGCCGTTTTCACAGGGAAAGCTTGTCCGGGTCGTGCAGGGCGAGGTGCTCGACGTGGCCGTCGACCTGCGAAGCGGTTCACCGACATTCGGCCGCTACGCGGCGCAGGTGCTCAGCGGAGACAACAAGCTGATGATGTGGGTCCCGAGAGGATTCGCCCACGGGTTCGTGGTGCTGAGCCGGACGGCGTTGTTCGCCTACAAGTGCGATAATTACTACTCGGCGGCCCATGATGCCGGAGTGAAGTGGGACGATCCCTCGCTTGGAATCGACTGGAGGCTTCCCTTCGGGGATATCCGCGTTTCCGAAAAGGACGCCAGGCTGCCGAAGGTCACGGAAATCGATCCCCTTTCAATGGAGTAG
- the rfbD gene encoding dTDP-4-dehydrorhamnose reductase encodes MNILVTGSRGQLGSEIERLSGRQKGVEFRFTDISELDIADRGAVERFCDRHRVGAIINCAAYTAVDKAEEEPEAAFRVNRDAAGVLAAVASSRDALLVHVSTDYVFGGVSCRPYREHDTADPLGIYGRSKWEGELAVRETASSWMIVRTSWLYSSFGSNFVRTMERLGAERESLNVVFDQVGSPTYAADLAGALLHILEHRDRTRHYAETYHYSNEGVCSWYDLAWAVMKLKGFDCRVRPVPSHEYPTPARRPHYSVLDKGKIKSDWKLDIPHWYDSLEKMLGKR; translated from the coding sequence ATGAACATTCTCGTGACGGGGAGCCGGGGGCAGCTCGGTTCGGAAATAGAGCGTCTGTCAGGCAGACAAAAGGGAGTGGAATTCCGTTTCACGGATATTTCCGAACTCGACATCGCCGACCGAGGAGCCGTCGAACGTTTCTGCGACCGGCATCGCGTCGGCGCGATCATCAACTGTGCGGCGTATACGGCAGTTGACAAGGCCGAGGAGGAGCCTGAAGCGGCGTTCCGGGTCAACCGGGACGCCGCGGGTGTGCTCGCCGCCGTAGCCTCCAGCCGCGATGCCCTCCTCGTCCACGTCTCGACGGACTACGTGTTCGGAGGGGTGTCTTGCAGACCCTACCGCGAGCACGATACGGCCGATCCCCTCGGGATTTACGGAAGATCGAAATGGGAAGGGGAACTGGCGGTCCGCGAAACGGCATCCTCATGGATGATCGTGAGGACTTCCTGGCTTTACTCTTCCTTTGGAAGTAATTTCGTCAGGACCATGGAGCGGCTCGGCGCCGAACGCGAATCGCTGAACGTGGTTTTCGATCAGGTAGGAAGCCCGACGTATGCGGCCGATCTTGCGGGAGCCTTGCTGCATATCCTCGAGCATCGCGACCGAACCCGGCATTACGCCGAAACCTACCACTACTCGAACGAAGGAGTCTGTTCCTGGTACGATCTCGCCTGGGCAGTGATGAAGCTGAAGGGATTTGATTGCCGGGTACGGCCTGTGCCGAGCCATGAATATCCCACCCCGGCCAGACGACCCCATTACAGCGTCCTCGACAAGGGAAAGATAAAGTCCGACTGGAAACTCGATATCCCCCACTGGTACGACAGCCTCGAAAAGATGCTGGGGAAACGATGA
- the rfbD gene encoding dTDP-4-dehydrorhamnose reductase, with protein sequence MNILVTGSGGQLGSEFRALESRYPGHRFFFFGRADLDIRDEAALRRVMTECRPDVVLNCAAFTSVDEAENNSGEAFALNRDAPGRLAGVTRDAGALLVHFSTYYVFDGKGHTPYRESDAVSPSGIYALSKYEGEQRVRSQGGSYTIIRTGWLYSRFGRNFVKTMLKLGAEKEVLDVISDRVGSPAYAGGLAASVMRFVDSTETERSYADVWHYADRGVCSWYDLAAAVMRLANLSCRVRPVDGSSFPTKGPRPWYSVMDSSAIENAWNLDIPHWHDALETMLRSC encoded by the coding sequence ATGAACATTCTGGTTACGGGGAGCGGCGGACAGCTCGGCTCGGAGTTCAGGGCGCTTGAGTCGCGTTATCCCGGCCACCGGTTTTTCTTTTTCGGCCGCGCGGATCTCGATATCAGGGACGAAGCTGCTTTGCGCCGTGTTATGACGGAATGCCGTCCCGACGTCGTGCTCAACTGCGCGGCTTTCACCTCGGTGGACGAGGCTGAAAACAATTCGGGGGAGGCTTTTGCGCTAAACCGGGACGCGCCCGGACGGCTCGCCGGCGTCACCCGCGACGCGGGAGCCCTGCTCGTGCATTTCTCGACCTATTACGTTTTCGACGGCAAGGGGCATACGCCCTATCGTGAATCCGACGCTGTCTCGCCGTCGGGTATCTATGCCCTTTCCAAGTACGAGGGTGAGCAGAGGGTTCGATCGCAGGGCGGATCGTACACGATTATCCGCACCGGCTGGCTCTACTCCCGCTTCGGCAGGAATTTCGTGAAGACCATGCTGAAACTCGGTGCGGAAAAAGAGGTGCTGGACGTCATTTCGGATCGTGTCGGCAGTCCAGCGTATGCCGGGGGGCTCGCAGCTTCGGTGATGCGCTTTGTCGACTCGACGGAAACAGAGAGATCGTATGCGGATGTCTGGCACTATGCGGACCGGGGCGTCTGTTCATGGTACGACCTCGCCGCGGCCGTCATGCGCCTCGCGAACCTGTCCTGCCGGGTGCGGCCCGTCGACGGGTCGTCTTTTCCCACGAAAGGCCCGAGACCCTGGTACAGCGTCATGGACAGCTCGGCGATCGAAAACGCCTGGAACCTCGATATCCCGCACTGGCACGATGCGCTTGAAACGATGCTTCGAAGCTGCTGA
- a CDS encoding GxxExxY protein produces the protein MGLLFQDESYAIIGAAQEVHGILGNGFLEAVYQEALGLEFRQRGIPYKKEKELRTEYKGQVLAKKYQADFVCYEKIIVELKAVEMLSSGHAGGPSC, from the coding sequence ATGGGACTGTTATTCCAGGACGAATCATACGCAATTATCGGAGCAGCGCAGGAGGTTCACGGAATACTGGGGAACGGTTTTCTCGAAGCCGTCTACCAGGAAGCTCTGGGACTTGAGTTTCGCCAGAGGGGCATTCCTTACAAGAAAGAAAAGGAACTGAGGACTGAGTATAAAGGACAGGTTCTTGCCAAGAAATATCAAGCGGATTTTGTTTGTTATGAGAAAATTATCGTAGAGCTGAAAGCCGTCGAAATGTTAAGTTCCGGGCACGCGGGGGGGCCCAGTTGCTGA
- the rfbB gene encoding dTDP-glucose 4,6-dehydratase, which yields MHILITGGAGFIGSHVVRRFVNSYPEYRITNLDKLTYAGNLENLRDIESRNNYRFIRGDITDGDAMLELFRKERFDGVIHLAAESHVDRSIANPTEFVMTNVVGTVNLLNAARAIWKDAYEGKLFYHVSTDEVYGSLEGGGGMFTETTPYDPHSPYSASKASSDHFVRSWRDTYGLPVVISNCSNNYGAFQFPEKLIPLFINNIRNEEPLPVYGKGENVRDWLWVVDHARAIDVIYHGGTQGETYNIGGHNEWRNIDLVRLLCSIMDRKLGRPAGESEKLIAYVTDRAGHDLRYAIDSTKLQGELGWVPSIRFEEGLEITVDWYLMNQEWLDGVTSGEYKNYYRRMYGG from the coding sequence ATGCACATATTGATAACGGGAGGGGCGGGGTTTATCGGGTCGCATGTGGTGCGGCGATTCGTGAATTCCTATCCGGAATACAGGATCACCAACCTCGACAAGCTCACCTATGCAGGCAATCTCGAGAATCTTCGCGATATCGAGAGCCGGAACAATTATCGTTTCATAAGGGGAGATATAACGGATGGAGACGCGATGCTGGAGTTGTTCAGGAAGGAGCGGTTCGACGGCGTGATCCACCTGGCGGCTGAATCGCACGTGGACCGTTCGATCGCCAATCCGACCGAATTCGTGATGACGAACGTCGTCGGGACGGTGAATCTGCTCAACGCCGCCCGCGCCATATGGAAGGACGCATATGAAGGCAAGCTGTTTTACCATGTCTCGACGGATGAGGTCTACGGTTCACTCGAGGGCGGCGGGGGGATGTTCACCGAGACGACTCCCTACGATCCGCACAGCCCCTATTCAGCCTCGAAGGCTTCCTCGGATCATTTCGTCCGCTCCTGGCGCGACACTTACGGCTTGCCGGTCGTTATCAGCAACTGTTCCAACAACTACGGTGCTTTCCAGTTTCCGGAAAAACTGATTCCGTTGTTCATCAACAATATCCGCAATGAAGAGCCGTTGCCGGTCTACGGCAAGGGGGAAAACGTCAGGGACTGGCTCTGGGTTGTCGACCACGCCCGTGCGATCGACGTGATCTATCATGGCGGAACGCAAGGAGAAACATATAACATCGGCGGCCACAACGAGTGGAGGAACATCGATCTCGTCAGGTTGCTCTGTTCGATCATGGATCGCAAGCTCGGTCGTCCGGCGGGCGAGTCGGAAAAGCTTATTGCCTACGTGACCGACAGGGCGGGTCACGATCTTCGCTATGCAATAGATTCAACGAAGCTGCAGGGCGAACTGGGCTGGGTGCCTTCGATCCGGTTCGAGGAGGGGCTGGAAATCACCGTGGACTGGTATCTCATGAACCAGGAATGGCTCGACGGCGTGACGTCGGGAGAATACAAGAATTATTACCGCAGGATGTACGGCGGTTGA
- a CDS encoding mannose-1-phosphate guanylyltransferase/mannose-6-phosphate isomerase — protein sequence MIIPVILSGGSGTRLWPMSRALYPKQLLPLTGERTMLQETAARAGSIPDSGPLFCVCNEEHRFMVAEQLRQVTDAVGGIILEPVGRNTAPAVAVAALRVRKDYPDATLLIMPADHLIRDVDVFAAAVIRGLRASEEGALVTFGVVPREPETGYGYIRASTGDSGCSFAGDIACVEEFVEKPDRETAARYVESGNYFWNSGMFLFSAARYLEELAEHAPEMLDACTVAVENAAVDLDFLRLEKEAFTACRSDSIDYAVMEKTSRAALVPLDAGWNDVGAWSALWGVEDRDRSGNVIKGDVLVHHVSNSFIHASSRLVAAVGVDDHIVVETPDAVLVASKESVQDVKAIVERLKKEGRREAVNHQRVCRPWGSYETVDESERFLVKRIVVNPGAALSLQKHFHRAEHWVVVKGTAAITIGEKDIVLSEDQSTYIPLGTLHRLANPGKIPLELIEVQTGSYLGEDDIVRYEDKYGRG from the coding sequence ATGATCATTCCCGTGATTCTCAGCGGCGGATCCGGAACCCGCCTCTGGCCGATGTCGAGGGCGCTCTATCCAAAACAGCTTCTTCCTCTCACGGGAGAACGAACGATGCTTCAGGAGACAGCCGCGCGTGCCGGTTCGATTCCGGATTCGGGACCGTTGTTCTGCGTCTGCAACGAAGAGCACCGGTTCATGGTCGCCGAGCAACTCCGGCAGGTTACCGATGCCGTCGGCGGGATCATACTCGAACCTGTCGGGAGGAACACCGCTCCCGCGGTCGCGGTTGCGGCCCTGAGGGTTCGAAAGGATTATCCCGACGCCACGCTGCTCATCATGCCCGCGGATCATCTGATACGAGACGTGGATGTTTTTGCCGCCGCGGTTATACGCGGGCTGAGGGCTTCGGAAGAAGGGGCTCTTGTTACCTTCGGTGTCGTGCCCCGCGAGCCTGAAACCGGTTACGGTTATATCCGTGCTTCCACCGGGGATTCAGGCTGTTCGTTTGCCGGGGATATTGCCTGCGTCGAGGAGTTTGTCGAAAAGCCCGATCGCGAGACAGCGGCAAGGTATGTCGAGTCGGGAAATTATTTCTGGAACAGCGGTATGTTCCTCTTCTCGGCGGCTCGTTATCTCGAGGAGCTCGCCGAACATGCACCCGAAATGCTGGACGCATGCACCGTGGCGGTCGAAAACGCGGCGGTCGATCTCGACTTCCTGCGGCTCGAAAAGGAAGCGTTCACGGCATGCCGGTCGGATTCGATCGACTATGCGGTCATGGAGAAAACATCGCGGGCCGCTCTCGTGCCTCTCGATGCCGGCTGGAACGATGTCGGTGCATGGTCGGCACTGTGGGGCGTCGAGGACAGGGACCGGTCGGGCAACGTCATCAAGGGCGATGTGCTGGTACACCATGTCAGCAACAGTTTCATCCACGCTTCGAGCAGGCTCGTGGCGGCTGTCGGCGTGGACGATCACATTGTCGTCGAAACTCCCGACGCGGTGCTCGTCGCTTCCAAGGAGAGTGTCCAGGACGTCAAGGCGATCGTGGAGCGGCTCAAAAAGGAAGGCCGCAGGGAGGCGGTCAATCATCAGCGGGTATGCCGTCCATGGGGCTCCTACGAAACCGTCGATGAATCGGAACGGTTTCTGGTGAAACGTATTGTCGTTAATCCCGGAGCGGCACTTTCGCTCCAGAAGCATTTCCATCGCGCGGAACACTGGGTCGTCGTCAAAGGCACGGCAGCGATCACCATCGGCGAAAAGGATATCGTCCTGAGCGAGGATCAGTCGACCTATATACCGCTGGGCACGCTGCACCGGCTGGCGAACCCCGGAAAAATTCCGCTCGAGCTTATCGAGGTGCAGACGGGCAGTTATCTCGGCGAGGATGATATCGTACGTTACGAAGACAAGTATGGCCGGGGTTGA